The genomic interval GGGAATGGCTTCTTTTTTTCCTTCCTGCAAAAGCTGGGCAATGCGTTGGTGCGACCAATCCCTGATGGTAAAAATGGTTCCATCGATATACACGATATCATCCAGGCGGAGGTTTTTGGTTTGGGTGGCATTAATGGGTGTCGTTAGGTGGAACTCTCTTCTATCCATGGGCGATCACCTCTTTCAATTCCGGATGGGTAATAAATTCCACTTTCCCTTCCTGATAAATTCTTGCCCGGGAATACCTGGCAGACCAACAATAAAAGGTAACCGCGATGGGAAATACGGCCGAATGGCATCCGGCGATTTCCATGTGTAAACCCAGGCAGGTTGTTTCCCCGCCGACCCCGAGAGGTCCGATCCCCAGATTGTTTATCGCCGTAAACAACTTTTCTTCCAGGGCGGCAACTTGCGGGTCTTCATGCCGGCTGTTCAATGGCTCACGATAGATCGCTTTCCGGGCGAGGTTTTCAGTGTAATCTAAGCCAAACCCCCCCACGGCTACGCCAACGATATTAGGAGAACAATTTTCCCCTCCAACCAGCGCAACCGCATCCAGTACCGTTTTTATAATCGTGTTTTCTTTGGGCGCTCCCGGTATGGGGACCACACAAGAGCTTTTAACCTCCGCCCCGCCACCCCTGGTCACCACCAATAATTCCAGATAATCAATCCGGTTGTTATAGTTTAAAAAAGTGGGAGGCATTCCCCAAC from Deltaproteobacteria bacterium carries:
- a CDS encoding fumarate hydratase; this encodes VMLCHSSKVLPPRVAEAIRKAAEVESNPKGKVYFEAMVRNMEVSRERDVPLCQDTGVPMFYIDLPPGFYIEGDLQEALEKATRKATRDAPLRQQITHPLTNENSGDNVGWGMPPTFLNYNNRIDYLELLVVTRGGGAEVKSSCVVPIPGAPKENTIIKTVLDAVALVGGENCSPNIVGVAVGGFGLDYTENLARKAIYREPLNSRHEDPQVAALEEKLFTAINNLGIGPLGVGGETTCLGLHMEIAGCHSAVFPIAVTFYCWSARYSRARIYQEGKVEFITHPELKEVIAHG